In one window of Nicotiana tabacum cultivar K326 chromosome 12, ASM71507v2, whole genome shotgun sequence DNA:
- the LOC107801448 gene encoding transcriptional corepressor SEUSS produces the protein MVPPGPPNPLGGAQPVPSSLLRSNSSLLGGQGGGMPTPGGFPSIVSPRTQFGNMNMLGNAPNASSLLHQSLGNGGHNSGRADNGAESDPMASAGNGMGFNAPSTSFSSSGMAANPNSGQVQGQRFPSHSGNQMLTEQSPSQQLDSQNYQHNQQFQQFSAPSNSQTQQQQQQFQSIRGGLGGVGPVKQEPQVTNDQTPQQLQALRNLTTVKQEPQQIQSMRGLATVKMESQHSSPSLFLHQQQQQQQQQQLLHMSKQSPQAAAAAQLFHQQRLMQLQQQQQQQQQQQLLKAIPQQRNPLQPQFQPQNHAIRSPVKPAYEPGMCARRLTHYLYQQQHRPEDNNIEFWRKFVAEYFAPNAKKKWCVSMYGSGRQTTGVFPQDVWHCEICNRKPGRGFEATAEVLPRLFKIKYESGTLEELLYIDMPREYQNSSGQIVLDYAKAIQESVFEQLRVVRDGQLRIVFSQPDLKIISWEFCARRHEELIPRRLLIPQVSQLGAAAQKYQAATQNGSSTASVSELQNNCNMFVASARQLAKALEVPLVNDLGYTKRYVRCLQISEVVNSMKDLIDYSRETRTGPMESLAKFPRRNGSSVGVHDPAQPSEDQSQSQQQQLQSQQQQPQSQQQQQQQQQQQTASQNSNHDSSVQAGAMQLASSNGIPSVNNSLNPASVTSSSSSVVRLLHQNSMNSRQQTPMNGVNSPYAGNGLNSPYAGNAVQMPSPSSSNTMPQSQPNPSTFQSPTPCSSSNPPQTSHGGLSSGPHVNSANSPNISVHQPTLSGDIDANDSQSSVQKIIHEMMMSSQLGGGGLVGGGTMNDMKSVNGMIATANNSILNGSSCLVGNGTANANIGMGPGYGNMGNGLSQAAMANGIRAALGNNSVAMNGRVGMPMSREQSMSQQQQDLGNQLLSGLGAVNGFNNLQFDWKTSP, from the exons ATGGTGCCACCAGGACCTCCTAATCCACTTGGAGGTGCCCAGCCTGTCCCGTCTTCGTTATTGCGAtcaaattctagtttattgggtGGTCAAGGGGGTGGAATGCCTACCCCAGGTGGTTTCCCTTCTATTGTGTCACCTCGGACTCAGTTTGGTAACATGAATATGCTAGGAAATGCTCCAAATGCTTCGTCTCTGCTCCATCAGTCCTTAGGAAATGGTGGTCATAATTCAGGGCGAGCTGATAATGGGGCCGAGTCTGATCCAATGGCCAGTGCTGGCAATGGTATGGGATTTAATGCTCCTTCAACATCGTTTAGCTCATCGGGCATGGCAGCAAATCCAAATTCAGGTCAAGTTCAGGGACAGCGGTTTCCCAGCCATTCTGGTAACCAGATGTTAACTGAGCAGTCACCGTCCCAACAGCTTGATTCCCAGAACTACCAACATAATCAACAATTTCAGCAATTTTCTGCCCCTAGCAATTCCCAAacacaacaacagcagcagcaattTCAATCCATACGAGGTGGATTAGGAGGTGTAGGACCTGTCAAACAGGAGCCCCAAGTGACCAATGATCAAACACCACAGCAGTTGCAAGCACTACGAAACCTGACGACTGTAAAGCAGGAGCCCCAACAGATACAAAGTATGAGAGGCCTTGCCACTGTGAAGATGGAGTCACAACATTCCTCACCCTCTTTGTTTCTACAtcagcaacagcagcagcagcaacaacagcaatTACTTCACATGTCCAAACAGTCCCCTCAAGCTGCAGCAGCAGCTCAGCTTTTCCACCAGCAGAGGCTTATGCAGCTccagcagcaacaacagcaacaacagcaacagcaactcTTGAAGGCTATTCCTCAGCAGAGAAACCCACTTCAACCGCAATTTCAACCACAGAATCATGCTATAAGGTCTCCTGTAAAACCAGCTTATGAGCCTGGGATGTGTGCCCGTCGGCTGACTCATTATTTGTATCAGCAGCAACACAGACCTGAA GACAATAACATAGAGTTCTGGAGAAAATTTGTCGCCGAGTATTTTGCTCCAAATGCCAAGAAAAAGTGGTGCGTCTCTATGTATGGAAGTGGCCGGCAGACCACTGGAGTTTTTCCTCAG GATGTATGGCACTGTGAAATATGCAACCGCAAGCCAGGCCGTGGTTTTG AAGCGACCGCTGAAGTCTTGCCCAGGCTTTTCAAGataaaatatgaaagtgggaCCTTGGAAGAGCTACTCTATATTGATATGCCTCGTGAATATCAGAATTCATCTGGACAAATTGTCCTAGACTATGCAAAAGCAATTCAGGAGAGTGTTTTTGAGCAACTTCGCGTTGTACGTGATGGTCAGCTTCGAATAGTGTTTTCACAGCCTGATCTAAAG ATCATCTCTTGGGAATTTTGTGCTCGACGTCATGAGGAGCTAATCCCTAGAAGATTGTTGATACCTCAG GTGAGTCAACTCGGCGCTGCAGCTCAAAAGTACCAGGCAGCAACCCAAAATGGATCATCTACTGCATCTGTTTCTGAGTTGCAGAATAACTGCAATAT GTTTGTTGCCTCAGCTCGTCAGTTGGCAAAAGCTTTGGAAGTTCCATTGGTAAATGATCTAGGTTATACAAAGAGATATGTGCGATGCCTTCAG ATATCAGAAGTTGTTAATAGCATGAAGGATTTGATTGACTACAGCAGAGAGACAAGGACAGGGCCTATGG AGAGCTTGGCTAAGTTTCCTCGTAGGAATGGTTCATCGGTTGGGGTACATGATCCAGCTCAACCATCTGAGGATCAGTCTCAGTCTCAGCAGCAGCAGCTACAGTCTCAGCAGCAGCAGCCACAGTctcaacagcaacagcaacagcaacagcaacaacagacgGCCAGTCAGAACTCAAACCACGACAGCTCTGTCCAGGCTGGTGCAATGCAACTTGCTTCCAGTAATGGGATTCCAAGTGTAAACAACTCTTTGAACCCAGCATCTGTTACTTCCTCTAGTAGTTCTGTTGTTCGGCTATTGCATCAAAATTCCATGAACTCTAGGCAACAGACCCCAATGAATGGTGTGAACAGCCCTTATGCAGGAAATGGCTTGAATAGCCCCTATGCGGGAAATGCTGTTCAAATGCCTTCACCAAGTTCTTCAAATACGATGCCACAATCTCAACCAAATCCGTCTACGTTCCAATCCCCAACACCGTGTTCATCAAGCAATCCACCACAAACTTCTCATGGTGGCTTATCATCAGGACCACACGTGAATTCTGCCAATTCCCCGAATATTTCAGTGCATCAACCCACTCTTTCAGGTGATATTGATGCTAATGACTCTCAAAGTTCTGTACAAAAGATCATACATGAAATGATGATGTCTTCCCAACTTGGTGGAGGTGGCCTTGTAGGTGGTGGTACCATGAATGATATGAAAAGTGTAAATGGTATGATAGCAACTGCTAATAATTCCATTCTTAATGGAAGCAGCTGCCTTGTTGGGAATGGGACAGCAAATGCTAATATAGGTATGGGTCCAGGATATGGCAACATGGGCAACGGACTGAGCCAGGCTGCAATGGCCAATGGAATTCGGGCTGCATTAGGTAATAATTCCGTGGCTATGAATGGAAGAGTAGGCATGCCAATGTCACGAGAGCAAAGTATGAGTCAACAGCAACAAGATTTGGGAAACCAATTACTTAGTGGTCTAGGAGCAGTCAATGGTTTCAATAACCTTCAGTTTGACTGGAAAACATCTCCCTAA